One window of the Allosaccharopolyspora coralli genome contains the following:
- the murQ gene encoding N-acetylmuramic acid 6-phosphate etherase — MTSDTSETVRVDAPTERTNSNTENIDLLPTVEILRVLNAEDRTVPEAVSHVLPELAKAVDLAVGALRSGGRVHYVGAGTSGRLAVLDAAELVPTYNVPPNWFVAHQAGGSQAFREAVENAEDDSASGASSIKAEATGADLVFGLTASGRTPYVMGALAAARGLGAATALVSANPEAEPDANADVTIAVDTGPEPVTGSTRMKAGTAQKLILTSFSTAVMIRLGRTYSNLMVSMVATNAKLRGRTISILRQATDADEDTCERALSEAGGDLKSALVHLLTGVDVERAAAALAVTDGHVRDALRSLDR, encoded by the coding sequence ATGACCAGCGACACCAGCGAGACGGTGCGCGTCGACGCCCCCACCGAACGCACGAACAGCAACACCGAGAACATCGACCTGCTGCCCACGGTGGAGATCCTGCGGGTGCTCAACGCCGAGGACCGCACCGTGCCGGAAGCCGTGAGCCACGTGCTGCCGGAACTGGCGAAAGCCGTCGACCTCGCGGTGGGGGCGCTGCGTTCCGGCGGGCGCGTGCACTACGTCGGCGCGGGCACCTCCGGGCGACTGGCCGTGCTCGACGCCGCCGAACTGGTACCCACATACAACGTGCCGCCGAACTGGTTCGTCGCCCACCAGGCGGGGGGCTCCCAGGCGTTCCGGGAAGCCGTGGAGAACGCCGAGGACGATTCCGCCTCGGGCGCCTCCTCCATCAAGGCCGAGGCCACCGGCGCGGACCTCGTGTTCGGCCTGACCGCCTCCGGCCGCACCCCGTACGTCATGGGCGCCCTCGCGGCGGCGCGAGGGCTCGGCGCGGCGACCGCGCTGGTCTCGGCGAACCCGGAGGCCGAGCCGGACGCGAACGCCGACGTCACGATCGCCGTCGATACGGGACCGGAGCCGGTCACCGGCTCGACTCGGATGAAGGCGGGCACCGCGCAGAAGCTGATCCTCACGTCGTTCTCGACGGCGGTGATGATCCGGCTCGGCAGGACGTACTCGAACCTCATGGTGAGCATGGTCGCCACGAACGCGAAGCTGCGCGGCCGCACCATCAGCATCCTGCGCCAGGCCACCGACGCCGACGAGGACACCTGCGAACGCGCCCTCTCCGAGGCGGGCGGAGACCTCAAGTCCGCGCTGGTGCATCTGCTCACCGGCGTGGACGTGGAGCGCGCGGCGGCGGCACTCGCGGTCACCGACGGCCACGTCCGCGACGCCCTCCGCAGCCTCGACCGCTGA
- a CDS encoding MurR/RpiR family transcriptional regulator, protein MATAADTPSQRDSASTGSSPLVQIRSLLPGLARAEQRVANIVLDDPASISRRSITDVAEAAGTSETTVTRFCKAIGVGGYPDLRIALAADTARTSPRDRDLGGDIGPDDDIARIIEKISYADAKAVEETAGQLDAEILERLVDAVADARRIDVYGVGASAFVAFDLQQKLHRIGLTCFAWSDTHTALTSAALLREGDVALGISHTGATTETVESLRQARQRGATTAVVTNFSRSPVTEVADHVLTTAARETTYRSGATASRIAQLTVVDCLFIGVAQRHLEQTRTALEATYEAVAEHRMGTRTDRRRQKEEVR, encoded by the coding sequence ATGGCCACTGCCGCTGACACTCCTTCCCAGCGCGACTCGGCGAGCACCGGGTCGAGCCCGCTGGTGCAGATCCGGTCGCTGCTGCCCGGACTCGCCCGCGCCGAGCAGCGCGTGGCGAACATCGTCCTCGACGATCCCGCGTCCATCTCGCGCCGCAGCATCACCGACGTCGCCGAGGCCGCGGGCACCAGCGAAACGACCGTGACGCGGTTCTGCAAGGCCATCGGCGTCGGTGGGTACCCCGATCTGCGCATCGCGCTCGCCGCCGACACCGCCCGCACCTCACCGCGCGATCGCGACCTCGGCGGCGACATCGGCCCGGACGACGACATCGCCAGGATCATCGAGAAGATCTCCTACGCCGACGCCAAGGCGGTCGAGGAGACCGCCGGTCAGCTCGACGCGGAAATTCTCGAGCGGCTAGTCGACGCGGTGGCCGACGCCCGCCGTATCGACGTCTACGGTGTCGGCGCGAGCGCCTTCGTCGCCTTCGACCTGCAACAGAAGCTGCACCGCATCGGCCTCACCTGCTTCGCATGGTCGGACACGCACACCGCACTCACCTCCGCGGCACTGTTGCGCGAAGGAGACGTGGCGCTCGGCATCTCGCACACCGGGGCGACGACGGAGACCGTCGAGTCGCTGCGTCAGGCGCGGCAACGCGGTGCGACCACGGCGGTCGTCACGAACTTCAGCCGCTCACCGGTCACCGAGGTCGCCGATCACGTGCTGACCACCGCCGCGCGCGAGACGACGTACCGGTCCGGAGCGACGGCCAGCCGCATCGCCCAGCTCACCGTCGTCGACTGCCTGTTCATCGGCGTCGCACAACGTCACCTCGAGCAGACCAGGACAGCGCTCGAAGCCACCTACGAGGCCGTCGCCGAACACCGGATGGGCACCCGGACCGATCGCCGCAGGCAGAAGGAGGAGGTGCGATGA
- a CDS encoding serine hydrolase domain-containing protein, with protein sequence MRRTILLGALLTVVTLTSGSATASGPDDDVEGRFDRPQQGFAPASTVLRPGDPSEVGLDRRPIDAALQEIVAGTEAAPGREHPMYAGAVSLLAHDGVVVSQEATGHAVRYADGTGTELPPGQQERAGIGTIFDVASITKLFTSIAVLQLVESDDVELNAPVAKYIPEFAAQGKQSITVEQLLTHTSGLQAEVKLWKLPPEERIPFVLGLKPENPPGTTYTYSDPNMITLGVLVERVSGSTLDERVRTEITEPLGLRDTGFNPPASKQHRIAATEFQQDPPRGMVRGEVHDENAWSLGGVAGQAGIFSTVRDLAILGQTLLNGGGYGEQRILEPASVEMMLDNYNENFPGDDHGLGFELNQRWYMGGLSGPRTAGHTGYTGTSLVLDPASRSVAVLLTNRVHPSRLWGSNNPARVALAQGLAESLAVPPKSGRDSWFADARDEATLTTDEFRTVDGVARVSFSAFVDSQNDTGGVDPLTVEATADGGQTWRPLTLTATGKGAAPGPQTSLAGSGHRAWWQVEASFRTENDPAIQLRWRYAPDQQYVGRGVHVDEIRVADESGELLDAERNPERLTPDGWRTTDR encoded by the coding sequence ATGCGGAGAACGATCCTGCTCGGTGCGCTGCTCACGGTCGTCACGCTGACCAGCGGCTCGGCGACCGCGAGCGGTCCGGACGACGACGTCGAGGGCCGCTTCGACCGGCCGCAGCAGGGCTTCGCCCCCGCGAGCACCGTCCTTCGCCCGGGTGATCCGAGCGAGGTCGGCCTGGACCGCAGGCCGATCGACGCCGCACTGCAGGAGATCGTCGCGGGCACCGAGGCGGCACCCGGCCGCGAGCACCCGATGTACGCGGGCGCGGTGAGCCTGCTCGCCCACGACGGAGTGGTGGTGAGCCAGGAAGCCACCGGCCACGCAGTGCGCTACGCCGACGGCACCGGAACCGAGCTGCCGCCCGGGCAGCAGGAACGGGCCGGTATCGGCACCATATTCGACGTCGCCTCGATCACGAAGTTGTTCACCTCGATCGCGGTGCTGCAGTTGGTCGAAAGCGACGACGTCGAGCTCAACGCCCCGGTCGCGAAGTACATCCCCGAGTTCGCGGCGCAGGGCAAGCAGTCGATCACGGTGGAGCAGCTGCTCACCCACACTTCGGGGCTGCAGGCCGAGGTGAAACTGTGGAAACTGCCGCCCGAGGAACGCATTCCGTTCGTGCTGGGCCTGAAGCCGGAGAACCCGCCAGGCACCACCTACACCTACTCCGACCCGAACATGATCACGCTGGGTGTACTGGTGGAACGGGTGTCGGGTTCGACGCTCGACGAGCGGGTGCGCACGGAGATCACCGAGCCGCTCGGGCTGCGCGACACCGGGTTCAACCCGCCGGCATCGAAGCAGCACCGGATCGCGGCCACCGAGTTTCAGCAGGATCCGCCGCGCGGCATGGTTCGCGGCGAGGTACACGACGAGAACGCATGGTCGCTCGGCGGTGTGGCCGGGCAGGCTGGCATTTTCAGCACCGTCCGCGACCTGGCGATTTTGGGCCAGACTCTGCTCAACGGCGGAGGCTACGGCGAGCAGCGGATCCTCGAACCGGCCTCCGTCGAGATGATGCTGGACAACTACAACGAGAACTTCCCCGGCGACGATCACGGGCTCGGGTTCGAGCTGAACCAGCGCTGGTACATGGGCGGCCTGAGTGGCCCCCGCACCGCCGGGCACACCGGGTACACCGGCACGTCGTTGGTGCTCGACCCGGCATCGCGGTCGGTCGCGGTGCTGCTGACGAACCGGGTCCACCCGTCGCGGCTGTGGGGTTCGAACAATCCGGCGCGGGTCGCGTTGGCACAGGGACTCGCGGAGTCGCTGGCGGTGCCGCCGAAGAGCGGCAGGGACTCGTGGTTCGCCGACGCCCGCGACGAGGCGACGCTGACCACCGACGAGTTCCGGACGGTGGACGGGGTCGCGCGGGTGTCGTTCTCCGCGTTCGTGGACAGCCAGAACGACACCGGTGGCGTCGACCCGCTCACCGTGGAGGCCACAGCCGACGGCGGGCAGACATGGCGACCGCTGACGCTGACCGCGACCGGGAAGGGCGCAGCACCCGGGCCGCAGACGTCGCTGGCGGGTTCGGGCCACCGCGCGTGGTGGCAGGTGGAGGCGTCCTTCCGCACGGAGAACGACCCGGCCATCCAGCTGCGGTGGCGCTACGCTCCGGATCAGCAGTACGTGGGCCGGGGCGTGCACGTCGACGAGATCCGGGTCGCCGACGAGAGCGGCGAGTTGCTGGACGCCGAGCGCAACCCGGAACGCCTCACTCCCGATGGGTGGCGCACGACCGATCGCTGA
- a CDS encoding exo-beta-N-acetylmuramidase NamZ family protein, producing MSGVNRRAFLGGTGAALVGVGAAGSAHAMAAPAPQEPTLTGADVLAAEGWQRLSGRRLGVITNPTGVLSTGPRALHHVVDAMHTSEVVEIAAVFGPEHGFRGTAQAGGSEGDYADPRTGLPVYDAYGADAEKLAGMFAKAGVEQIVFDIADVGARFYTYIWTMWTAMRAAKRTGLGVVVLDRPNPIGGTVDGPMLDPAFSSGIGELPIVQQHGMTAGELARLFDAVHLPEAEGGSLEQLDVIEVRGWSRDDMFSATGLPWVTPSPNMPTPDTAALYPGTGLFEGTLLSEGRGTTRPFEIIGAPGIDWRWADEINAAGLRGVRARETYFVPTFSKHAEQTCGGVQLHRWEQARPITVAVTMLVTARRLYPDVFGWRPDMMIDKLAGTDRLRTMIDSGAGTDEVVGSWEGEVAEFRRLRQPHLIYG from the coding sequence ATGAGCGGAGTGAATCGCAGGGCATTTCTCGGCGGGACCGGGGCCGCGCTCGTCGGTGTCGGCGCCGCCGGCTCCGCGCACGCGATGGCGGCCCCTGCCCCGCAGGAACCCACGCTGACCGGCGCCGACGTGCTCGCCGCCGAGGGCTGGCAGCGGCTGTCCGGTCGCAGGCTCGGCGTGATCACCAACCCGACCGGTGTGCTCTCGACCGGTCCACGCGCGCTGCACCACGTCGTCGACGCGATGCACACCTCGGAGGTGGTGGAGATCGCCGCCGTGTTCGGGCCCGAACACGGGTTCCGGGGTACGGCGCAGGCGGGTGGCTCGGAGGGCGACTACGCCGATCCGCGCACGGGACTGCCCGTCTACGACGCTTACGGTGCGGACGCCGAGAAGCTGGCAGGCATGTTCGCCAAGGCCGGTGTCGAACAGATCGTGTTCGACATCGCCGACGTCGGCGCCCGGTTCTACACCTACATCTGGACGATGTGGACGGCGATGCGCGCGGCGAAACGGACCGGGCTCGGCGTCGTCGTGCTCGACCGGCCGAACCCGATCGGGGGCACGGTCGACGGGCCGATGCTCGACCCGGCGTTCAGTTCCGGCATCGGCGAGCTGCCGATCGTGCAACAGCACGGAATGACGGCCGGTGAGCTGGCGCGGCTGTTCGACGCGGTACATCTGCCGGAGGCCGAGGGCGGCAGCCTGGAACAGCTCGACGTGATCGAGGTTCGGGGTTGGTCGCGGGACGACATGTTCTCCGCGACCGGTTTGCCGTGGGTGACGCCGAGCCCGAACATGCCGACCCCGGATACCGCCGCGCTGTACCCGGGCACCGGGCTGTTCGAGGGGACGCTGCTCTCGGAGGGGCGGGGCACGACGCGACCGTTCGAGATCATCGGCGCGCCGGGCATCGACTGGCGCTGGGCCGACGAGATCAACGCCGCCGGGCTGCGTGGCGTGCGAGCACGCGAGACCTACTTCGTCCCGACGTTCTCGAAGCATGCCGAGCAGACCTGCGGGGGCGTCCAACTGCACCGCTGGGAGCAGGCGCGCCCGATCACGGTGGCGGTGACGATGCTGGTCACCGCCCGGCGGTTGTATCCGGACGTGTTCGGGTGGCGTCCGGACATGATGATCGACAAACTCGCGGGCACCGATCGTCTCCGCACCATGATCGACTCGGGTGCCGGGACGGACGAGGTCGTGGGCTCGTGGGAAGGCGAGGTCGCCGAGTTCCGACGGTTGCGGCAACCCCATCTGATCTACGGCTGA
- a CDS encoding glycoside hydrolase family 3 protein, whose amino-acid sequence MGRTRLTRRVVAAAVSALTVTTLGVTSGAGSADPAPPAPGTPADEAAARQWAERTVQRMPLKDKVGQLFVAYTYGRTADTPHPQNREEFGVDTPAQVVEKYRIGGMIHFSWTDSLYDPRQIAEHSNGLQQAATSTGSEIPLLISTDQEQGAVTRVPEPATQLPGSMALGSGRSLEDGAQAAAITGSELRAMGINQNFAPSGDVNVNPENPVIGVRSFSSDPQLAAKFTGEQVKGYEQGADQSRTVSSSVKHFPGHGDTNQDSHESLPVIDHDREQWERLDAPPFREAIAQGADSVMSAHIVVPKLDDSGEPSTLSPTVLTGMLREELGFDGVIVTDSLQMEGVRTKHPDSEIPVLALQAGADQMLMPQNLQVAIDGVMGALRDGRLTEERIDRSVERILAMKAERGIVNDPFVDVDEAAEFVGNPQHKAHAQEITDRTVNALRNDAGLLPLNDKPGRMLVTGWGEDTTATLADRISARGPETTALPTGDAPTPEQIEQAVAAAKEHDVAVVLTNEAWTEEKAAQNDLVRALQESGTPVIGVPVRDPYDAAYVPEVPTWIATYSHKAVSMESLTKALFGEISPTGKLPVPVPDPNNPGAEAYPFGHGVSW is encoded by the coding sequence GTGGGCCGAACCCGCTTGACCCGCCGCGTGGTGGCCGCAGCCGTCAGCGCGTTGACCGTGACCACGCTGGGTGTCACGAGCGGAGCGGGCTCCGCCGACCCGGCACCCCCCGCACCGGGAACACCCGCCGACGAGGCCGCCGCGCGCCAGTGGGCCGAGCGGACCGTGCAACGGATGCCGCTGAAGGACAAGGTCGGGCAACTGTTCGTCGCCTACACCTACGGCCGCACCGCCGACACGCCGCACCCGCAGAACCGGGAGGAGTTCGGCGTCGACACCCCCGCGCAGGTCGTGGAGAAGTACCGCATCGGGGGAATGATCCACTTCTCGTGGACTGACAGCCTCTACGACCCACGGCAGATCGCCGAGCACTCCAACGGGTTGCAGCAGGCCGCGACCAGCACCGGCTCCGAGATCCCGCTACTGATCTCCACCGACCAGGAGCAGGGCGCGGTCACCCGGGTCCCCGAACCCGCGACGCAGCTTCCGGGCAGCATGGCGCTCGGCTCCGGCCGGTCGCTCGAGGACGGTGCGCAGGCTGCCGCGATCACCGGCTCCGAACTGCGGGCGATGGGCATCAACCAGAACTTCGCCCCCAGCGGGGACGTCAACGTCAACCCGGAGAATCCCGTGATCGGAGTGCGGTCGTTCTCCTCCGACCCGCAGCTCGCGGCGAAGTTCACCGGGGAGCAGGTCAAGGGCTACGAGCAGGGCGCGGACCAGAGCCGCACCGTCTCGTCGTCGGTGAAGCACTTCCCCGGCCACGGGGACACCAATCAGGACAGTCACGAGTCGCTGCCGGTCATCGACCACGACCGCGAGCAGTGGGAGCGACTCGACGCGCCGCCGTTCCGCGAGGCGATCGCGCAGGGCGCCGACAGCGTGATGAGCGCACACATCGTGGTCCCCAAGCTCGACGACTCGGGTGAGCCGTCGACGCTGTCGCCGACGGTGCTCACCGGGATGCTGCGGGAGGAACTCGGCTTCGACGGCGTGATCGTCACCGACTCGCTGCAAATGGAAGGGGTTCGCACCAAGCACCCGGACTCCGAGATTCCGGTGCTCGCGCTGCAGGCCGGGGCGGACCAGATGCTCATGCCGCAGAATCTCCAGGTCGCCATCGACGGCGTCATGGGCGCATTGCGCGACGGGCGGCTCACCGAGGAGCGGATCGACCGCAGCGTCGAGCGGATCCTGGCGATGAAGGCCGAGCGTGGCATCGTCAACGACCCGTTCGTCGACGTGGACGAGGCAGCCGAGTTCGTCGGCAATCCGCAACACAAGGCCCACGCGCAGGAGATCACCGACCGCACGGTCAACGCGCTGCGCAACGACGCGGGTCTGCTGCCGCTCAACGACAAGCCGGGCCGGATGCTCGTGACGGGCTGGGGCGAGGACACCACGGCCACGCTCGCGGACCGGATCAGCGCCCGTGGCCCGGAAACCACCGCACTCCCGACCGGTGACGCTCCCACACCGGAGCAGATCGAGCAGGCGGTCGCGGCGGCGAAGGAGCACGATGTCGCCGTGGTGTTGACCAACGAGGCGTGGACCGAGGAGAAGGCCGCACAGAACGACCTCGTCCGAGCGTTGCAGGAGTCGGGAACACCGGTGATCGGCGTCCCCGTCCGCGACCCGTACGACGCCGCGTACGTACCGGAGGTCCCGACCTGGATCGCGACCTACTCGCACAAGGCGGTGTCGATGGAGTCGTTGACGAAGGCGTTGTTCGGCGAGATCTCGCCGACAGGAAAGCTACCGGTTCCGGTGCCCGACCCGAACAATCCCGGCGCCGAGGCGTACCCGTTCGGCCACGGCGTGAGTTGGTGA
- a CDS encoding HAD family hydrolase, with amino-acid sequence MTEPAKRSDAEPRSADAPRVAAFFDLDKTVIAKSSTLAFSRPFFQEGLINRRAVLKSAYAQFMFMLAGADADQMDRMRAHISSLCTGWDVDQVNAVVEETLHDIVDPLVYEEATQLIAEHKEQGHDIVVLSASGEEVVAPIGKLLGATHAAGTRMVMADGRYTGDIEFYCSAENKAEVARELARKHGYDLAQCHAYSDSITDMPLLESVGHPTAVNPDRGLRREAAQRGWASLGFDHPVSLRARIPTPSGTAVTAAAVSVGAVAAAGAAWFGVRHWRRRN; translated from the coding sequence GTGACAGAGCCTGCGAAGCGCTCGGACGCCGAGCCACGGTCGGCTGACGCGCCCCGCGTGGCGGCGTTCTTCGACCTCGACAAGACGGTCATCGCGAAATCGAGCACGCTCGCGTTCAGTCGGCCCTTCTTCCAGGAGGGCCTGATCAACCGGCGTGCGGTCCTCAAGAGCGCCTACGCGCAGTTCATGTTCATGCTGGCGGGCGCCGACGCCGACCAGATGGACCGGATGCGGGCGCACATCAGCTCGCTGTGCACGGGCTGGGACGTCGACCAGGTCAACGCGGTGGTCGAGGAAACACTGCACGACATCGTCGACCCGCTCGTCTACGAGGAGGCGACACAGCTCATCGCCGAGCACAAGGAACAGGGCCACGACATCGTCGTGCTCTCCGCTTCCGGCGAGGAGGTCGTCGCTCCGATCGGCAAGCTGCTCGGCGCGACCCATGCGGCAGGTACCCGGATGGTGATGGCCGACGGCCGCTACACGGGCGACATCGAGTTCTACTGCTCGGCGGAGAACAAGGCGGAGGTAGCCAGGGAACTCGCACGCAAGCACGGGTACGACCTCGCCCAGTGCCACGCCTACTCGGACTCCATCACCGACATGCCCCTGTTGGAGTCGGTGGGGCACCCGACCGCCGTCAACCCGGATCGGGGCCTGCGCAGGGAAGCCGCGCAACGCGGCTGGGCCTCGCTCGGCTTCGACCATCCGGTCTCGTTGCGGGCGCGGATCCCCACTCCGTCCGGGACTGCCGTCACCGCGGCGGCGGTGAGTGTCGGTGCGGTCGCCGCGGCCGGAGCGGCCTGGTTCGGCGTGCGGCACTGGCGTCGCCGGAACTGA
- the ssd gene encoding septum site-determining protein Ssd encodes MSATPQPLLITTDVPLSEEIQRLAAVAGCGLQRVADPSEVGEYWRTAPAVVLDAAAAARCVELALPRRPGVLLLHTSDDTDFWRAAFRVGAEHTLALPDDDAELVDRLAGTVECSGPHRAEVLGVLGGCGGAGASVLAAAAALAAAQRGDRCLLLDGDPCGGGLDLAVGTEEADGLRWSGLTVSGGRIAASALAEALPGRRFGAGTLSVLAGDRDDGAPPDLGAGAVDAVVTAARRVYDTVVCDLPRTVGELTNVGLRHCDLSVVVVPAEVRACAATAQVVRSLAGNLGSSRAVVRGPARSGLTSTDVGRAVGLDVLTTIRSNPALPVALDRSGLGGTRFAGRGPLARGAREVLAELTAVSAAGELRRDGAA; translated from the coding sequence GTGTCCGCTACCCCGCAGCCACTGCTGATCACTACCGACGTCCCGCTCTCCGAGGAAATCCAACGGCTCGCCGCCGTCGCGGGATGCGGGTTGCAGCGCGTCGCCGATCCCTCCGAGGTGGGCGAGTACTGGAGAACGGCTCCCGCCGTCGTGCTCGACGCGGCCGCCGCCGCACGGTGCGTCGAACTCGCGTTACCGCGCAGACCGGGGGTGCTCCTCCTACACACCTCGGACGACACGGACTTCTGGAGAGCGGCCTTCCGCGTCGGGGCCGAACACACACTCGCGCTGCCGGACGACGACGCCGAACTCGTGGACCGGTTGGCGGGCACCGTCGAGTGCTCCGGGCCGCACCGCGCCGAAGTGCTCGGCGTGCTCGGAGGTTGCGGTGGTGCGGGAGCGTCGGTGCTGGCGGCAGCCGCCGCGCTCGCCGCCGCCCAGCGTGGGGACCGCTGCCTACTCCTCGACGGCGACCCCTGCGGAGGTGGACTCGACCTCGCGGTGGGGACCGAGGAAGCCGACGGGCTCCGCTGGTCCGGTCTGACCGTCAGCGGCGGGCGAATCGCCGCGTCGGCACTGGCCGAAGCGCTCCCCGGTCGCCGATTCGGCGCGGGAACGCTGTCGGTGCTCGCGGGTGATCGCGACGACGGTGCGCCGCCGGATCTCGGCGCCGGCGCCGTCGACGCTGTCGTCACCGCGGCTCGTCGCGTGTACGACACGGTCGTGTGCGACCTGCCCCGCACGGTCGGTGAGCTCACGAACGTCGGATTGCGGCACTGCGACCTCTCCGTGGTCGTCGTCCCCGCCGAGGTGCGTGCGTGCGCCGCCACGGCACAGGTCGTCCGGTCGCTCGCCGGAAACCTCGGCTCGAGCCGGGCCGTCGTGCGCGGCCCCGCACGCAGCGGTCTGACGTCCACGGACGTCGGCCGCGCCGTGGGACTCGACGTGCTCACCACGATCCGCTCGAATCCGGCTTTGCCGGTCGCGCTCGACAGATCCGGTCTCGGCGGAACCCGGTTCGCGGGCCGAGGCCCGCTCGCTCGAGGCGCGCGGGAGGTGCTCGCCGAGCTCACCGCTGTGAGCGCGGCGGGGGAGCTGCGACGGGACGGTGCGGCATGA
- a CDS encoding TadA family conjugal transfer-associated ATPase, which translates to MKAELVDRVRARLVERDEPLTAAAVATAVREEAGGVVGDSDVLAALRRLQTEFLGAGALESSLRDETVTDVLVTGADAVWVDRGSGLERSDVVFSDDDAVRRLAQRLALSAGRRLDDAQPWVDAWLPRTGSSAVRMHAVLSPVAAQGTCLSLRVLRPAAHDLDALRRLGTFDEATADMLRRIVAARLAFLVSGGTGAGKTTMLAALLGEVPEDERITCVEEAGELHPAHPHVVRLVTRPPNVEGAGEVTTRDLVRQALRMRPDRIVVGEVRGAEVCDLLAALNTGHEGGCGTVHANSPTEVPARMEALAAVGGLHRDALHSQLSAAVHLVLHMRRTSRRGRHLAAIGVLRRGGDRVEVAPAWCAIAGWEPGWERLAELLEQRGGA; encoded by the coding sequence ATGAAGGCCGAGCTCGTGGACAGGGTGCGCGCACGTCTGGTCGAGCGCGACGAGCCGCTCACAGCCGCGGCAGTGGCGACCGCGGTGCGCGAGGAAGCAGGCGGCGTCGTCGGGGATTCGGACGTGCTCGCTGCGCTGCGCCGGCTGCAGACGGAATTCCTCGGTGCCGGCGCGCTCGAATCGTCGCTGCGTGACGAGACCGTCACGGACGTCCTCGTCACCGGGGCGGACGCCGTGTGGGTGGACCGGGGTTCCGGGCTGGAACGGTCCGACGTGGTGTTCTCCGACGACGACGCGGTACGCCGCCTCGCGCAGCGGCTCGCGCTCTCAGCGGGGCGCAGGCTCGACGATGCTCAGCCGTGGGTCGACGCCTGGCTCCCACGGACCGGATCCAGTGCTGTCCGGATGCACGCGGTGCTGTCGCCGGTGGCCGCGCAGGGCACCTGTTTGTCGTTGCGGGTCCTGCGCCCCGCTGCGCACGACCTCGACGCGCTGCGGCGACTCGGCACGTTCGACGAGGCGACGGCAGACATGTTGCGGCGAATCGTCGCCGCCCGGCTCGCGTTCCTGGTCTCGGGTGGGACGGGTGCAGGCAAGACGACGATGCTCGCGGCTTTACTCGGCGAGGTGCCGGAGGACGAGCGCATCACCTGCGTCGAGGAAGCGGGGGAACTTCATCCTGCGCATCCGCACGTGGTCCGGCTCGTCACGCGACCGCCCAATGTGGAGGGTGCGGGCGAGGTGACGACGCGGGACCTGGTGCGACAGGCCTTGCGGATGCGGCCGGACCGAATCGTCGTCGGCGAGGTGCGCGGCGCGGAGGTCTGCGACCTGCTCGCCGCATTGAACACCGGCCACGAGGGCGGTTGCGGCACGGTGCACGCGAACTCGCCGACGGAAGTCCCTGCGCGCATGGAAGCACTCGCCGCGGTCGGCGGTTTGCACCGCGACGCCTTGCACAGCCAACTCTCGGCGGCGGTGCATCTCGTGCTGCACATGCGCAGAACGTCCCGGCGGGGCAGGCACCTCGCGGCGATCGGCGTGCTACGGCGCGGCGGCGACCGGGTCGAGGTCGCTCCGGCGTGGTGCGCGATCGCGGGCTGGGAGCCCGGGTGGGAGAGACTCGCCGAGCTGCTCGAACAACGGGGTGGTGCGTGA
- a CDS encoding type II secretion system F family protein, with protein sequence MPTMAAGALTVLAAAVALWPPTGAARRLPRRTAKRLSFSRLRPGRVVAIPGAAAIGWLAAGLGGLLAAVLAIVLGQRVVVAHRKRRASGDQLASLAAALRVVVAELRAGGHPAAAADGAAEDAAPEIADVLRKMAATVRLGGSVADAARDTSGPLARAWARVARAWALAERHGLALADLLDSVRRDLDHRTAVHRDVESRMAGPRATAGVLAVLPVLGIALGEASGAGAVAVLREHVLGQVLLVAGVALLGAGLLWTARITGTAVRG encoded by the coding sequence ATGCCCACGATGGCGGCAGGAGCTCTCACCGTCCTCGCGGCAGCGGTCGCACTCTGGCCGCCCACCGGTGCCGCTCGTCGACTACCTCGCCGAACGGCGAAGCGTCTGTCGTTCTCCCGTCTCCGACCTGGCCGCGTGGTGGCGATCCCGGGTGCCGCGGCGATCGGATGGCTCGCGGCAGGCCTGGGCGGGCTTCTCGCGGCGGTGCTCGCGATCGTGCTGGGACAGCGCGTCGTCGTGGCGCATCGCAAGCGTCGGGCGAGTGGAGACCAACTGGCATCGCTGGCCGCCGCCCTGCGGGTCGTGGTCGCCGAGCTGCGAGCGGGAGGGCATCCTGCCGCCGCGGCGGACGGCGCAGCCGAGGACGCAGCGCCCGAGATCGCCGACGTGCTCCGAAAAATGGCCGCCACGGTCCGCCTGGGCGGCTCCGTCGCCGATGCCGCGCGCGACACGAGCGGTCCGTTGGCCCGAGCGTGGGCGCGGGTCGCACGGGCGTGGGCGCTCGCCGAGCGGCACGGGCTCGCCTTGGCGGACCTGCTCGACTCCGTCCGGCGCGACCTCGATCACCGAACCGCCGTGCACCGGGACGTGGAGTCGCGAATGGCGGGACCTCGAGCCACGGCGGGAGTGTTGGCCGTGCTTCCGGTACTCGGAATCGCACTCGGTGAGGCGAGCGGGGCGGGTGCCGTCGCGGTACTCCGGGAGCACGTACTCGGCCAAGTGCTGTTGGTGGCGGGGGTGGCGCTGCTCGGTGCGGGCTTGTTGTGGACGGCGCGGATCACCGGAACGGCGGTGCGAGGCTGA